One segment of Belonocnema kinseyi isolate 2016_QV_RU_SX_M_011 chromosome 7, B_treatae_v1, whole genome shotgun sequence DNA contains the following:
- the LOC117176888 gene encoding rhythmically expressed gene 2 protein-like translates to MRFVKPKLITFDVTGTLLMTKVEKYYAAAGAQHGVLVDPSKLARSFKTNFKQISKEHPIFGKHTGMGSEKWWRTLVYAVFKDQISNIPEEKLSKVADTVIECYRTRMCWEIYPGAVEILDYLQKEGILVGVISNFDDGLDSILQSLDIKSYFSFILCSYQFGREKPDSQIFEEALRIFQNIKETHIFPQEALHIGDRVDTDYLGAKNAKWNAIFIKRDDEPVDPLVSKYDIVSDLEDLKINFEKDFSHSKVKT, encoded by the exons ATGAGGTTCGTAAAGCCGAAATTGATAACATTTGATGTTACTGGAACTTTATTAATGACTAAAGTGGAAAAATATTACGCTGCTGCCGGAGCTCAGCACGGTGTTTTGGTTGATCCGAGTAAGTTAGCGCGAAGTTTTAAAACCaacttcaaacaaatttccaaagaaCATCCAATTTTTGGTAAACATACTGGTATGGGATCGGAAAAATGGTGGAGAACACTTGTTTATGCGGTATTTAAGGACCAGATTTCTAATATTCCAGAGGAAAAACTTTCGaag GTTGCGGACACTGTGATAGAATGTTACCGAACGAGGATGTGCTGGGAAATTTATCCTGGTGCAGTGGAGATTCTTGATTATCTCCAAAAGGAGGGCATTCTCGTCGGAGTAATATCCAATTTTGATGATGGCCTTGATTCCATTCTACAATCTCTGGACATTAAATCGTACTTTTCCTTCATTCTCTGCTCTTATCAATTTGGAAGGGAAAAACCAGATTCTCAAATTTTCGAGGAAGCCCTTAGGATCTTCCAAAACATTAAAGAGACACATATTTTCCCACAGGAGGCTCTACACATCGGCGACAGAGTCGATACTGATTATCTCGGggcaaaaaatgcaaaatggaATGCTATTTTTATAAAACGCGACGATGAACCCGTAGATCCTCTGGTGTCAAAATATGATATCGTCAGCGATCTTgaagacttgaaaattaattttgaaaaggatTTTAGTCATTCGAAAGTTAAAACCTAA
- the LOC117176887 gene encoding SIN3-HDAC complex-associated factor, producing the protein MFSFHKPKVYRSSQGCCICKAKSSSSRFTDSKKYEEDFIKCFELSERRTGEICNACVLLVKRWKKLPADTKKNWKHVVDARAGPGIKSLTKFKAKNKKKKLQDEKEKLEKLVKKKHVYLKRDREQSPAMSDDLNDDDFNCSGSKNSSRAGSPLDLICETSIKESLLALAVAYFKQEAICCGMVFKGRNGEVMMDKKQMKPCSVNVVKAQQQQMTVLRKSPSPGSASASPSHSSASTSPAYSMESTVESYSDSGYDENSNGLGERKLTKIIQNSASGVKVQHLKGVQLKAVPIDETVRLKSSQEVPMNLVPMKPISIIAATNLTMSNLTLSDGSSLPIAQSSPMMISSNPLVDLAMHASSRQPV; encoded by the exons ATGTTCAGTTTTCATAAACCTAAGGTCTACCGTTCGAGTCAGGGATGCTGCATTTGCAAAGCAAAATCAAGCAG CTCGAGGTTTACTGACAGCAAAAAGTATGAGGAGGATTTTATCAAGTGCTTTGAATTAAGCGAGCGACGCACAGGAGAGATTTGCAATGCGTGTGTGCTTTTGGTGAAAAGATGGAAGAAATTGCCTGCtgacactaaaaaaaattggaaacat gTAGTGGATGCACGTGCTGGCCCCGGAATAAAATCGCTAACAAAATTTAAAGccaagaataaaaagaaaaaactgcaggatgaaaaagaaaaacttgaGAAACTTGTGAAGAAGAAGCACGTTTACCTAAAACGAGACAGAGAGCAGAGTCCTGCCATGAGCGATGATTTGAATg ATGATGATTTTAATTGTTCTGGAAGCAAAAATTCGAGTAGAGCAGGCAGCCCTCTAGACCTTATTTGTGAGACTTCCATCAAAGAGAGTCTGCTAGCTCTGGCTGTGGCCTACTTTAAACa GGAGGCAATTTGTTGCGGAATGGTATTCAAAGGCCGGAACGGTGAAGTGATGATGGACAAGAAACAAATGAAGCCTTGTTCGGTGAACGTGGTGAAAGCACAACAGCAGCAGATGACAGTCCTGAGGAAAAGTCCGTCACCTGGTTCAGCGTCGGCGAGTCCCTCGCACAGTTCCGCGTCCACTAGTCCCGCTTACAGTATGGAATCAACCGTTGAATCCTATTCAGATTCTGGGTATGATGAAAATTCCAATGGACTCGGTGAGAGAAAGctaactaaaataattcaaaatagcgCGTCTGGAGTGAAAGTTCAGCACTTGAAAGGCGTGCAACTGAAGGCGGTACCGATCGACGAAACTGTCCGATTAAAAAGCAGTCAAGAGGTGCCGATGAATCTGGTGCCGATGAAGCCGATCTCGATAATTGCGGCGACAAATCTTACCATGAGTAATCTCACGTTAAGCGATGGCAGTTCACTTCCAATTGCTCAGTCCAGTCCAATGATGATATCATCCAATCCACTCGTAGATTTAGCAATGCATGCATCCTCTAGGCAACCGGTCTAA